The following are from one region of the Halorussus rarus genome:
- a CDS encoding DUF7846 domain-containing protein: MDRRRFRLLVTALAALAGAVVFLVATELFPYHTVNHDEGVYLQQAAMLLEGQLSLSPPVPESFRPWFFVRDGGRLYPKYAPVAAAMFAVGELLGGYRLSLALIAAGSVALTAAVAAEAFDRRTGLLAGAFLLASPLFLIDASVFLPYAPMTFWNLVFALAYFKSARSETWDAGNRRTHGYALLAGLAIGAAFFARPYTAVLFAAPFVVHALFALWTGPSADRLTRLSLTALGGLAGVGAALGYNAAMTGSALTFPYQAFAPEDGLGFGHRQLLGYERTYTPALALRANAEVVRLLFTEWVVGGAVGTLLAAVGVGVFLGRVDFDRTPDFTDAQARAVLAGLFFTVVAGNVYFWGNLNVLGDLSAPGDGLVATLGPYYHFDLLVPTAAFAARGALLALDGVDSVAVRRFGDPNRARWLTAGAALVGVVLLAAATAGVLAPTVSENADITREYRQAYQPFDDRQLSDAVVFLPTPYGDWLNHPFQHLRNEPGFGGETVYAASDGPDDLAVVAAYPDRTHYRYVYRGEWAPGSGDPVEPALRRVRAVRGERVTANATLGIPDYATDVSARLSTGDEVAYYAFDGTPSNLSVSLRVANGTARLAGPSVAPVGENASVPVAREDTVVAQVFVGRTAGGFSYRLELPVRRANGTVAALSPVREACVVPANCNGAAAYVANAVPEGVRMETSLRAASSPTAVESVDGNATARTGSGRPSVPRVETQERISAEFSDR, encoded by the coding sequence ATGGACCGCCGTCGCTTCCGACTGCTCGTCACGGCGCTCGCGGCGCTCGCCGGCGCCGTCGTGTTCCTCGTCGCCACCGAGCTGTTTCCGTACCACACCGTCAACCACGACGAGGGCGTCTACCTCCAGCAGGCCGCGATGCTGCTGGAGGGCCAGCTCTCGCTGTCCCCGCCGGTCCCGGAGTCGTTCCGACCCTGGTTCTTCGTCCGGGACGGCGGCCGGCTCTACCCCAAGTACGCGCCGGTGGCCGCCGCGATGTTCGCGGTCGGGGAGCTGCTCGGCGGCTACCGGCTCTCGCTGGCGCTCATCGCAGCGGGGAGCGTGGCGCTGACGGCGGCCGTCGCCGCCGAAGCGTTCGACCGCCGGACGGGCCTCCTTGCGGGCGCGTTCCTGCTGGCCTCGCCGCTGTTCCTGATAGACGCGTCGGTGTTCCTCCCGTACGCGCCGATGACGTTCTGGAACCTGGTGTTCGCGCTGGCGTACTTCAAGTCGGCCCGGTCCGAAACCTGGGACGCGGGCAACCGCCGGACCCACGGCTACGCGCTCCTGGCAGGCCTCGCTATCGGCGCGGCGTTCTTCGCGCGGCCCTACACCGCGGTCCTGTTCGCGGCGCCGTTCGTCGTCCACGCACTCTTTGCGCTGTGGACCGGTCCCTCGGCCGACCGGCTGACCCGGCTCTCGCTGACCGCGCTCGGTGGACTGGCGGGCGTGGGGGCCGCGCTCGGCTACAACGCCGCGATGACGGGGTCCGCGCTGACGTTCCCCTACCAGGCGTTCGCGCCGGAGGACGGCCTGGGCTTCGGCCACCGCCAACTGTTGGGCTACGAGCGGACCTACACGCCGGCGCTGGCGCTCCGGGCGAACGCCGAGGTGGTTCGGCTGCTGTTCACCGAGTGGGTGGTCGGCGGCGCGGTCGGCACGCTGCTCGCGGCGGTCGGAGTCGGCGTCTTCCTCGGGCGCGTCGACTTCGACCGAACCCCCGATTTCACCGACGCGCAGGCCCGGGCGGTGCTGGCCGGGCTGTTCTTCACGGTCGTCGCCGGCAACGTCTACTTCTGGGGCAACCTCAACGTGCTCGGCGACCTGTCGGCCCCCGGCGACGGGCTGGTCGCCACGCTCGGGCCCTACTACCACTTCGATCTGCTCGTGCCGACCGCGGCGTTCGCGGCCCGCGGCGCGCTTCTGGCCCTCGACGGCGTGGATTCGGTCGCCGTTCGGCGGTTTGGCGATCCGAATCGCGCTCGATGGCTGACCGCTGGCGCCGCGCTCGTCGGCGTCGTCCTGCTCGCGGCGGCGACCGCGGGGGTCCTCGCCCCGACCGTTTCGGAGAACGCCGACATCACCCGCGAGTATCGGCAGGCCTACCAGCCGTTCGATGACCGGCAGCTCTCGGACGCGGTGGTGTTCCTGCCGACGCCGTACGGCGACTGGCTCAACCACCCGTTCCAGCACCTCCGGAACGAGCCGGGCTTCGGCGGCGAGACGGTGTACGCCGCCTCCGACGGACCCGACGACCTCGCGGTGGTCGCGGCGTACCCCGACCGGACCCACTACCGCTACGTCTACCGCGGCGAGTGGGCGCCCGGCTCCGGCGATCCGGTCGAACCGGCGCTCCGAAGGGTCCGGGCCGTCCGGGGCGAGCGCGTGACCGCGAACGCCACGCTCGGGATACCCGACTACGCCACCGACGTGTCGGCACGGCTCTCGACGGGCGACGAGGTCGCCTACTACGCGTTCGATGGCACGCCGTCGAACCTCTCGGTGTCGCTCCGCGTCGCCAACGGGACCGCCCGACTCGCGGGACCGAGCGTCGCACCAGTCGGCGAGAACGCCTCCGTCCCGGTCGCCCGCGAGGACACCGTCGTCGCGCAGGTGTTCGTCGGCCGGACCGCGGGCGGGTTCTCCTACCGGCTCGAACTCCCGGTCCGGCGGGCGAACGGGACGGTCGCCGCGCTCTCGCCCGTCCGGGAGGCCTGCGTCGTCCCGGCCAACTGCAACGGCGCGGCCGCCTACGTGGCCAACGCGGTACCCGAGGGGGTCCGGATGGAGACGTCGCTCCGCGCGGCGTCGTCGCCGACCGCCGTCGAGTCGGTGGACGGGAACGCGACCGCTCGGACCGGTTCGGGGCGCCCGAGCGTTCCGCGCGTCGAAACGCAGGAGCGAATCTCTGCGGAGTTTTCGGACAGATGA
- a CDS encoding ABC transporter ATP-binding protein, which translates to MDGTDLEFGTATGPDRRSGADADRETVLELDGVVKEYAAETAVDSLSLSVRAGELLTLLGPSGCGKTTTLRMMAGLERPDAGEVRLGGEVVSGADRHVDPERRDVGLVFQDFALFPHLTVAENIAFGLADVGDEETERRVSDLLDLVDLAGHRDATPGELSGGQQQRVALARSLAPEPDILLLDEPFSNLDVRLRVEMREEVRRILKEAGVTAVSVTHDQEEALSISDRVAVMNDGRVEQVGRPERVFEHPESRFVASFLGQAGFLSAWHEEGSVVTPIGTFAPQRLDGLTDDYAGTDLDVLVRPDDLRATVVAESEADGYIRQRQYTGPSFVYRVELDNGDVVHCQHNHAEELDVGEPVRVELDADHTLAWYPPEEDGDAESLADRVSGSSV; encoded by the coding sequence ATGGACGGAACCGACCTCGAATTCGGGACGGCGACCGGACCCGACCGCAGGAGCGGTGCCGACGCCGACCGCGAGACGGTGCTGGAACTCGACGGCGTGGTCAAGGAGTACGCCGCCGAGACGGCGGTCGACTCGCTGTCGCTGTCGGTCCGCGCGGGCGAACTGCTCACCCTGCTCGGCCCCTCGGGCTGTGGCAAGACCACGACGCTCCGGATGATGGCCGGGCTCGAGCGCCCCGACGCCGGTGAGGTCCGGCTCGGCGGCGAGGTGGTCTCGGGCGCCGACCGCCACGTCGACCCCGAGCGCCGCGACGTCGGGCTCGTCTTCCAGGACTTCGCGCTGTTCCCCCACCTCACCGTGGCCGAGAACATCGCCTTCGGGCTCGCGGACGTCGGCGACGAGGAGACCGAGCGCCGGGTGTCCGACCTGCTCGACCTGGTGGACCTCGCGGGCCACCGCGACGCCACGCCCGGCGAGCTCTCGGGCGGCCAACAGCAGCGGGTCGCCCTGGCGCGGTCGCTCGCGCCCGAGCCCGACATTCTACTGCTCGACGAGCCGTTCTCGAACCTCGACGTCCGACTCCGGGTCGAGATGCGCGAGGAGGTCCGGCGCATCCTCAAGGAGGCGGGGGTCACCGCGGTGTCGGTCACCCACGACCAGGAGGAGGCCCTCTCGATTTCCGACCGGGTGGCCGTGATGAACGACGGCCGGGTCGAGCAGGTCGGCCGGCCCGAGCGCGTCTTCGAGCACCCCGAGTCGCGGTTCGTCGCATCGTTCCTCGGCCAGGCCGGGTTCCTCTCGGCGTGGCACGAGGAGGGGTCGGTCGTCACGCCCATCGGCACCTTCGCGCCCCAGCGCCTCGACGGCCTCACCGACGACTACGCGGGCACCGACCTCGACGTGCTCGTCCGGCCCGACGACCTCCGGGCGACCGTCGTCGCCGAGTCGGAGGCCGACGGCTACATCCGCCAGCGCCAGTACACCGGCCCGTCGTTCGTCTACCGGGTCGAACTCGACAACGGCGACGTGGTCCACTGCCAGCACAACCACGCCGAGGAGCTCGACGTCGGCGAACCGGTCCGGGTGGAACTCGACGCCGACCACACGCTCGCGTGGTATCCGCCCGAGGAGGACGGGGACGCCGAATCGCTGGCCGACCGGGTCTCCGGGTCGTCGGTCTGA
- a CDS encoding ABC transporter permease, with protein sequence MSAGDRLRRAGRRAGVGAAEGDSPPVSVTLASAAVAVAVLSPVLWILLRAADVGVDSSLALLARPSMVDILLNSVGLVTVVTVACVLLGVPLAVLTVQTDLPFRRFWTVALALPLVVPSYIGAFAFVSAFGPRGALADALAPLGVESIPQIYGFAGTALVLTLYVYPYVFLTTRAALLSFDGTLVEAARTLNHSRREAFRRVTLPQIAPGIAAGALLVALYTLSDFGTPSIMHFGVFTRAIYVEFNTFGRDTAALLSLELLAVTAVIVALESRVGGRDSGSYAGGGGSAARTPLGAWKLPALVFCAAVVLLALVVPLGVLAMWLVRSGPGYAGGGFAFDWTYGWNSASVSALAAAVATLAAVPVAYLAARYRSALTSLFDRATYVGYATPGIVLGISLVYFGSSYAPALYQTIPLLVFAYVVRFLPQAVGTTRSSVLQVDAELLEAARTLGRPPGEAFRRVTLPLIAPGVVAGAALVFLTTMKELPATLLLRPTGFETLVTYIWRVQEAGYYGQAAVPALALVGVSALSMLVLLKQDGSLVRQEGGTDD encoded by the coding sequence ATGTCGGCCGGCGATCGACTGCGCCGCGCCGGACGCCGAGCGGGGGTCGGCGCCGCCGAAGGCGACTCGCCCCCGGTGAGCGTGACGCTCGCGAGCGCCGCGGTCGCCGTCGCGGTGCTCTCGCCCGTGCTGTGGATACTGCTCCGGGCGGCCGACGTCGGCGTCGACTCCTCGCTCGCGCTGCTCGCCCGGCCCTCGATGGTCGACATCCTGCTGAACAGCGTCGGGCTCGTGACGGTCGTCACGGTCGCGTGCGTGCTGCTCGGCGTCCCGCTCGCGGTGCTGACCGTCCAGACCGACCTCCCGTTCCGACGGTTCTGGACCGTCGCGCTCGCGCTCCCGCTCGTCGTCCCGAGCTACATCGGCGCGTTCGCGTTCGTCTCGGCGTTCGGCCCCCGCGGCGCGCTCGCCGACGCGCTCGCGCCGCTGGGCGTCGAGTCGATTCCCCAGATCTACGGCTTTGCTGGCACCGCCCTCGTCCTCACGCTGTACGTCTATCCCTACGTCTTCCTGACGACCCGGGCGGCGCTGCTGTCGTTCGACGGGACGCTGGTCGAGGCCGCCAGGACCCTCAACCACTCGCGCCGCGAGGCGTTCCGGCGCGTCACGCTCCCCCAGATCGCACCCGGTATCGCGGCCGGCGCACTGCTGGTCGCGCTCTACACCCTCTCGGACTTCGGGACGCCCTCCATCATGCACTTCGGGGTGTTCACGCGGGCGATCTACGTCGAGTTCAACACCTTCGGTCGGGACACCGCCGCCCTGCTGTCGCTCGAACTGCTGGCGGTCACGGCCGTCATCGTGGCGCTCGAGTCCCGAGTCGGCGGCCGAGACAGCGGGAGCTACGCCGGGGGCGGCGGCAGTGCGGCGCGAACTCCCCTCGGCGCGTGGAAACTGCCCGCGCTGGTGTTCTGCGCGGCGGTCGTCCTGCTCGCGCTCGTGGTTCCGCTCGGCGTGCTGGCGATGTGGCTTGTCCGCAGCGGCCCGGGCTACGCCGGCGGCGGGTTCGCGTTCGACTGGACGTACGGCTGGAACTCGGCGTCCGTTTCGGCGCTGGCGGCCGCGGTCGCGACCCTCGCTGCGGTCCCGGTCGCCTACCTCGCGGCGCGCTACCGGTCGGCGCTGACGTCGCTGTTCGACCGGGCGACCTACGTCGGCTACGCGACCCCCGGCATCGTGCTGGGCATCTCGCTGGTCTACTTCGGGTCGTCGTACGCGCCCGCGCTCTACCAGACCATCCCGCTGCTGGTGTTTGCCTACGTCGTCCGGTTCCTCCCGCAGGCGGTCGGGACCACCCGTTCGTCGGTGCTGCAGGTCGACGCCGAACTCCTGGAGGCCGCCCGGACGCTCGGCCGGCCGCCAGGCGAGGCGTTCCGGCGGGTCACGCTGCCGCTCATCGCGCCGGGGGTGGTCGCGGGCGCGGCGCTGGTCTTCCTCACGACGATGAAGGAACTGCCCGCGACGCTGCTCCTCCGTCCGACAGGTTTTGAAACCCTGGTCACCTACATCTGGCGCGTACAGGAGGCCGGCTACTACGGGCAGGCCGCGGTGCCGGCGCTCGCCCTGGTGGGCGTCTCCGCGCTCTCGATGCTGGTCCTGCTCAAGCAGGACGGCAGCCTCGTCCGGCAGGAGGGAGGAACCGATGACTAG
- a CDS encoding extracellular solute-binding protein: MADRDSATRRRFLALSAVAATGLAGCTGGSSQETQTTTNATTTGSGNETGVDLFQGSGPLAENRPELSGTRIEELPALSGTLNVYLGGGEGGLYRNLLDRLGNIYSDFTPKVRSAPSAQLANTIVEESRGGSSPADVFWAVDAGSLAYVSQNGLTTELPTDVTDPVPDTFHPNDQWVGVAGRARSVPYNTDQFSADDIPNKVAEFTGNDGLSGSMGWAPTYGAFQSFVTAMRLLRGEQTTKQWLRGMLEQNVTEYPNEFLVSNAVADGEIGAGFANHYYALRVKAARPNAPIDLAFTRNDAASLINVSGAEILKGSDDQELAANFIDHLLTVEAQEFFATTTFAYPMIPGVPPVGGLPSIDELNPPELDLQKLSNLEPTLRLMREVGVL; encoded by the coding sequence ATGGCTGACAGAGACAGCGCCACTCGGCGCCGGTTCCTGGCGCTGAGCGCGGTCGCGGCGACGGGGCTCGCGGGCTGTACCGGCGGGTCGAGCCAGGAGACCCAGACCACGACGAACGCGACGACGACCGGATCGGGCAACGAGACCGGCGTGGACCTGTTCCAGGGGTCGGGGCCGCTCGCGGAGAACCGCCCCGAGCTGTCGGGCACGCGCATCGAGGAGCTGCCCGCGCTGTCGGGCACGCTCAACGTCTACCTCGGCGGCGGCGAGGGCGGCCTCTACCGAAACCTCCTCGACCGGCTCGGCAACATCTACTCCGACTTCACGCCGAAGGTGCGGTCGGCGCCGTCCGCACAGCTCGCCAACACCATCGTCGAGGAGTCGCGGGGCGGGTCGAGCCCGGCCGACGTGTTCTGGGCCGTCGACGCCGGCTCGCTGGCCTACGTGTCCCAGAACGGGCTGACGACCGAGCTCCCGACGGATGTGACCGACCCCGTCCCGGACACCTTCCACCCGAACGACCAGTGGGTCGGCGTCGCCGGCCGAGCGCGCAGCGTCCCGTACAACACCGACCAGTTCTCTGCCGACGACATCCCGAACAAGGTCGCCGAGTTCACCGGGAACGACGGCCTCTCCGGGTCGATGGGCTGGGCGCCGACGTACGGCGCGTTCCAGTCGTTCGTGACCGCGATGCGGCTGCTCCGGGGCGAGCAGACCACCAAGCAGTGGCTCCGCGGGATGTTAGAGCAGAACGTCACCGAGTACCCCAACGAGTTCCTGGTCTCGAACGCGGTCGCCGACGGCGAGATCGGCGCCGGGTTCGCGAACCACTACTACGCGCTCCGGGTGAAGGCCGCCCGGCCGAACGCGCCCATCGACCTGGCGTTCACCCGGAACGACGCCGCGTCGCTCATCAACGTCAGCGGCGCCGAGATCCTGAAGGGCTCGGACGACCAGGAGCTGGCGGCCAACTTCATCGACCACCTGCTGACCGTCGAGGCCCAGGAGTTCTTCGCGACGACGACGTTCGCCTACCCCATGATCCCGGGCGTCCCGCCGGTCGGCGGCCTGCCCTCCATCGACGAGCTCAACCCGCCCGAACTCGACCTCCAGAAGCTCTCGAACCTCGAACCGACGCTCCGACTGATGCGGGAAGTCGGCGTGCTCTGA
- a CDS encoding alpha-1 4-glucan-protein synthase, whose product MSPSEDICVVVPTIREYECVRAYLENARHHGFDVDRLHVLLVTEDFCDTREMRAMLDDEGVSGAVFDGSSRERWYDDRGIAEYAHLVPAASHAQTSFGLLYVWANDFDYVVFLDDDTLPHDDVDFFGRHLANLDFEGEIEAVSSDENWVNVLYQNADEHGLYPRGYPYSAMDETVETETARVSDVVASQGLWTNVPDLDAVRILMDGDLQGQSRTRTTKADYDRDFVAAPGNYLTVCSMNLAFEREVIPAFYQLPMDDNRWDVGRFDDIWSGVFLKRACDVLGKTIYNGAPLCEHNKAPRSTFGDLTNEVPGLELNEHLWELVDDAGGGADSYAGVFEAMGRRLAEGDYERYENGGFLNYVGEYMLDWLAALDELRPLEADLAPADD is encoded by the coding sequence ATGAGTCCGAGCGAGGACATCTGCGTCGTCGTCCCGACGATCCGGGAGTACGAGTGCGTGCGGGCATACCTCGAGAACGCCCGCCACCACGGCTTCGACGTCGACCGGTTGCACGTCCTGCTGGTCACCGAGGACTTCTGCGACACCCGCGAGATGCGGGCGATGCTCGACGACGAGGGCGTCTCGGGCGCGGTGTTCGACGGCAGCAGCCGCGAGCGGTGGTACGACGACCGCGGCATCGCCGAGTACGCCCACCTCGTGCCCGCGGCCAGCCACGCCCAGACGAGCTTCGGCCTGCTGTACGTCTGGGCCAACGACTTCGACTACGTCGTCTTCCTCGACGACGACACCCTACCCCACGACGACGTCGACTTCTTCGGCCGTCACCTCGCGAACCTCGACTTCGAGGGCGAGATCGAGGCGGTCTCCTCCGACGAGAACTGGGTCAACGTCCTCTACCAGAACGCCGACGAGCACGGCCTCTACCCCCGCGGCTACCCCTACTCGGCGATGGACGAGACCGTCGAGACCGAGACCGCCCGGGTCTCGGACGTGGTGGCCTCCCAGGGGCTCTGGACCAACGTGCCGGACCTCGACGCGGTCCGCATCCTGATGGACGGCGACCTGCAGGGACAGTCCCGGACCCGGACGACGAAGGCCGACTACGACCGGGACTTCGTGGCGGCCCCGGGCAACTACCTCACCGTCTGCTCGATGAACCTCGCGTTCGAGCGCGAGGTGATCCCGGCGTTCTACCAGCTCCCGATGGACGACAACCGGTGGGACGTCGGCCGGTTCGACGACATCTGGTCGGGCGTGTTCCTCAAGCGCGCCTGCGACGTCCTCGGCAAGACCATCTACAACGGCGCGCCGCTGTGCGAGCACAACAAGGCGCCGCGCTCGACGTTCGGCGACCTGACCAACGAGGTGCCCGGGCTCGAACTCAACGAGCACCTCTGGGAGCTCGTCGACGATGCGGGCGGCGGCGCCGACTCCTACGCCGGCGTCTTCGAGGCGATGGGGCGCCGGCTCGCCGAGGGCGACTACGAGCGGTACGAGAACGGCGGCTTCCTCAACTACGTCGGCGAGTACATGCTCGACTGGCTCGCAGCCCTCGACGAACTCCGACCGCTGGAGGCCGACCTCGCTCCGGCCGACGACTGA
- a CDS encoding acyl-CoA synthetase: MSVDYERERASFEWAIPDDYNLPSVIEDHADSFGDRLAVRFRDDEGREAERTYADLRDDENRFANALADLGVGEGDRVMHLFPRHPDAFAVQLGALARGALLVPCSAMLKPKDLSFRANDCEAETVVVHESLTDMVEPILDETPLERVIVMDADGEPEGDGWHSFGDLMDGRSTDHDGPALSAEDPMSINYTSGTTGQPKPVLHRHRWLRCFELINAPYWWGVTRDTDFSDELLWATTGTGWAKWFWSPVGAALTTGAPQFIYDGDFDAETFLDLMAEEDVTRLCAVPTQYRMFTQVDDLADYDLALTEAVSAGEPLNREPIQEFDEAFGVTPRDGYGQTETVALVTNYPGIDVKPGSMGKPVPGIDVTLLDTQDEEEVGPGETGEVGVPVDSPAIFDGYYEKPDLDAETFHGDYYRTGDLARKDEDGYFFFEGRADDIIISSGYRIGPFEVEDALVGHDAVAEAAAVASPHDERGNVVKAYVVLADDREGSETLTDELQSYMKEETAPYKYPRRIEYVDELPTTSSGKIRRIELREEEREKFGE, translated from the coding sequence ATGTCCGTCGATTACGAGCGCGAGCGGGCGAGCTTCGAGTGGGCGATTCCGGACGACTACAACCTCCCGTCGGTCATCGAGGACCACGCCGACTCGTTCGGCGACCGGCTGGCGGTCAGGTTCCGCGACGACGAGGGCCGCGAGGCCGAGCGGACCTACGCCGACCTCCGGGACGACGAGAACCGGTTCGCGAACGCGCTGGCGGACCTCGGCGTCGGCGAGGGCGACCGGGTGATGCACCTGTTCCCCCGCCACCCCGACGCCTTCGCCGTGCAGCTGGGCGCGCTGGCGCGCGGCGCGCTGCTGGTCCCCTGCTCGGCCATGCTCAAGCCCAAGGACCTCTCGTTCCGGGCGAACGACTGCGAGGCCGAGACCGTCGTCGTCCACGAGAGCCTGACCGACATGGTCGAGCCCATCCTCGACGAGACGCCCCTGGAGCGCGTCATCGTGATGGACGCGGACGGCGAGCCGGAGGGCGACGGCTGGCACTCCTTCGGCGACCTGATGGACGGGCGGTCGACCGACCACGACGGGCCCGCGCTGTCGGCCGAGGATCCAATGTCCATCAACTACACCAGCGGGACGACCGGCCAGCCCAAGCCGGTGCTCCACCGTCACCGGTGGCTCCGGTGCTTCGAGCTCATCAACGCGCCCTACTGGTGGGGCGTCACCCGGGACACCGACTTCTCGGACGAACTGCTCTGGGCGACGACCGGCACCGGGTGGGCCAAGTGGTTCTGGAGCCCGGTGGGCGCGGCGCTGACGACCGGCGCGCCCCAGTTCATCTACGACGGCGACTTCGATGCCGAGACCTTCCTCGACCTGATGGCCGAGGAGGACGTCACGCGGCTCTGCGCCGTCCCGACCCAGTACCGGATGTTCACGCAGGTCGACGACCTGGCCGACTACGACCTCGCGCTGACCGAGGCCGTCTCGGCTGGCGAGCCGCTCAATCGCGAGCCCATCCAGGAGTTCGACGAGGCGTTCGGCGTCACGCCGCGGGACGGCTACGGCCAGACCGAGACGGTCGCGCTGGTGACCAACTACCCCGGCATCGACGTCAAGCCCGGCAGCATGGGCAAACCCGTGCCGGGCATCGACGTCACCCTGCTCGACACGCAGGACGAGGAGGAGGTCGGCCCGGGCGAGACCGGCGAGGTCGGCGTGCCGGTCGACAGCCCGGCCATCTTCGACGGCTACTACGAGAAGCCCGACCTCGACGCGGAGACGTTCCACGGCGACTACTACCGGACCGGCGACCTCGCCCGGAAGGACGAGGACGGCTACTTCTTCTTCGAGGGCCGGGCCGACGACATCATCATCTCGTCGGGCTACCGCATCGGCCCGTTCGAGGTCGAGGACGCGCTGGTCGGCCACGACGCGGTCGCCGAGGCCGCGGCGGTCGCCAGCCCCCACGACGAGCGGGGTAACGTCGTGAAGGCCTACGTCGTCCTCGCCGACGACCGCGAGGGGAGCGAGACGCTGACCGACGAGCTCCAGTCGTACATGAAGGAGGAGACGGCGCCGTACAAGTACCCGCGCCGCATCGAGTACGTCGACGAGCTCCCGACCACGTCCAGCGGGAAGATCCGCCGGATCGAGCTTCGGGAGGAAGAGCGGGAGAAGTTCGGCGAGTGA
- a CDS encoding sensor histidine kinase, whose protein sequence is MLRDSPPVRPRSPEWIPALIAGSGVVFTLSFSVETFLLYENGFVRSEDFVVSLFLLLVAAMPLVAGGYWLSRSGLPPERYPRIANWVAGGLVGFLLINVPMIAVWNLGGFAAAFGWGRWAANFGAAGGMVLGIVEARAIQRELDAQRASIRAEAAENQQQWLDYLNGLLRHEVLNSANVITGYAELLLEDDDLDDEARKHLERISRQGEDMTQVIRDVQVLIESASDADRLGPRNLSALLDDELDQLRDVAGSVTVDASIPDGVFVRADDLLPRVFSNLLRNAVEHNDGDRPRVEVTVERDAETVTVSVDDDGPGIPESERASLFERSDNTGSSHGLGLYLVRTLVERYGGTVELAETGPDGSRFTVELPTADPPADDSLATESIAAGRDDRPRDRLRGGNAASGNDRDEGRSRCDRAGEGSPRLTD, encoded by the coding sequence ATGCTTCGGGACTCGCCGCCGGTCCGACCGCGGTCGCCGGAGTGGATACCGGCTCTCATCGCCGGGTCCGGAGTCGTCTTCACGCTGTCGTTCTCCGTCGAGACGTTCCTCCTCTACGAGAACGGGTTCGTTCGCTCCGAGGACTTCGTCGTCAGCCTCTTCCTCTTGCTGGTCGCGGCCATGCCGCTCGTGGCCGGCGGGTACTGGCTCTCTCGGAGCGGCCTTCCGCCCGAGCGGTATCCGCGCATCGCGAACTGGGTCGCGGGAGGACTGGTCGGCTTCCTCCTCATCAACGTCCCGATGATTGCGGTCTGGAACCTGGGCGGGTTCGCGGCGGCGTTCGGCTGGGGCCGGTGGGCGGCGAACTTCGGAGCCGCCGGCGGCATGGTGCTGGGTATCGTCGAAGCACGGGCGATTCAGCGCGAACTCGACGCCCAGCGGGCCTCGATTCGGGCCGAGGCGGCCGAGAACCAGCAGCAGTGGCTCGACTACCTGAACGGGCTCCTCCGCCACGAGGTGCTGAACAGCGCGAACGTCATCACCGGGTACGCGGAGCTCCTGCTCGAAGACGACGACCTCGACGACGAGGCCAGGAAACACCTCGAGCGGATCTCCCGACAGGGCGAGGACATGACCCAGGTCATCCGCGACGTCCAGGTGCTGATCGAGTCGGCGAGCGACGCCGACCGACTGGGACCCAGGAACCTGTCCGCGCTGCTCGACGACGAACTCGACCAGCTCCGCGACGTTGCCGGGTCCGTGACCGTCGACGCCTCGATACCCGACGGCGTGTTCGTGCGGGCCGACGACCTGCTCCCGCGGGTGTTCTCGAACCTGCTCCGGAACGCGGTCGAGCACAACGACGGCGACCGGCCGCGAGTGGAGGTGACGGTCGAACGGGACGCCGAGACGGTGACCGTCAGCGTCGACGACGACGGACCGGGAATCCCCGAGAGCGAGCGCGCGAGCCTGTTCGAGCGGAGCGACAACACCGGTAGCTCACACGGGCTCGGACTCTACCTCGTCCGAACGCTGGTCGAGCGCTACGGCGGCACCGTCGAGCTGGCCGAGACGGGTCCCGACGGGAGCCGGTTCACCGTCGAACTGCCGACGGCCGACCCGCCGGCCGACGATTCGCTGGCAACCGAGTCCATCGCTGCGGGTCGGGACGACCGACCCCGCGACCGCCTCCGAGGCGGGAACGCCGCCAGCGGCAACGACCGAGACGAGGGCCGTAGCCGATGCGACCGCGCCGGAGAGGGTAGCCCGCGTCTCACGGACTGA